A genomic region of Caulobacter sp. NIBR2454 contains the following coding sequences:
- the argC gene encoding N-acetyl-gamma-glutamyl-phosphate reductase, producing the protein MAPKVFIDGEAGTTGLQIRERLVGRTDIQLISIDPERRKDPVARAELLNSADVVILCLPDDAAKEAVSLIENPSVKVIDASTAYRTAEGWTYGFAEMSREQRKKIAGSRRVSNPGCYPTGAIGLIRPLVCADILPAEYPVSINAVSGYSGGGKAMIAEFEDPSSPDYTDVAYRIYAMGMGHKHVPEIQTHGGLLTRPIFAPAVGRYLQGMLVELPLHLSLLPGAASLASIQKVLSEHYAHERFVEVASLDEAKSLKTLDPEGLNGTNRMKLYVFGSETSGQARLVALLDNLGKGASGAAVQNLNIMLGLDEGAGL; encoded by the coding sequence ATGGCCCCCAAGGTCTTCATCGACGGCGAAGCCGGCACCACCGGCCTGCAGATTCGCGAACGGCTGGTCGGCCGCACCGACATCCAGCTGATTTCGATCGACCCCGAGCGCCGCAAGGACCCGGTGGCGCGCGCCGAGCTGCTGAACAGCGCCGACGTGGTGATCCTCTGCCTGCCCGACGACGCGGCCAAGGAAGCCGTGTCGCTGATCGAGAATCCGTCGGTGAAGGTCATCGACGCCTCGACCGCCTATCGGACCGCCGAGGGCTGGACCTATGGCTTCGCCGAGATGTCCAGGGAGCAGCGCAAGAAGATCGCCGGCTCCAGGCGGGTGTCGAACCCCGGCTGTTATCCCACCGGCGCCATCGGCCTGATCCGGCCGCTGGTCTGCGCCGATATCCTGCCCGCCGAGTACCCGGTCTCGATCAACGCCGTGTCGGGCTATTCCGGCGGGGGCAAGGCGATGATCGCTGAGTTCGAGGATCCGTCGTCGCCCGACTACACGGACGTCGCCTATCGCATCTACGCCATGGGCATGGGCCACAAGCATGTGCCCGAGATCCAGACCCATGGCGGCCTGCTGACCCGGCCTATCTTCGCGCCGGCGGTGGGACGCTATCTCCAGGGGATGCTGGTGGAGCTGCCGCTGCACCTATCGCTGCTGCCGGGCGCGGCCAGCCTGGCCTCGATCCAAAAGGTGCTGAGCGAGCACTACGCCCACGAGCGGTTCGTCGAGGTCGCGTCCCTGGACGAGGCCAAGAGCCTGAAGACCCTCGATCCTGAGGGCCTGAACGGCACCAACCGCATGAAGCTGTACGTGTTCGGCTCCGAGACCAGCGGTCAGGCGCGCCTGGTCGCCCTGCTCGATAACCTGGGCAAAGGGGCGTCAGGCGCGGCGGTTCAGAACCTGAACATCATGCTCGGTCTGGACGAGGGCGCGGGGCTTTAG
- the rpsI gene encoding 30S ribosomal protein S9: MTDTQGFEALASLSSNPEAAAPREPQIDQYGRAYATGKRKNAVARVWIKPGTGKITVNGRDQEVYFARPVLRMMIAQPLQIADRVGQFDIIVSVEGSGLSGQAGAVRHGLSKALTYYEPALRTVLKPHGFLTRDSRVVERKKYGKAKARRSFQFSKR; the protein is encoded by the coding sequence ATGACCGATACGCAAGGCTTTGAGGCTCTGGCGAGCCTGTCGAGCAACCCGGAAGCAGCCGCCCCGCGCGAGCCGCAGATCGACCAGTACGGCCGCGCCTACGCCACCGGCAAGCGCAAGAACGCCGTCGCCCGCGTGTGGATCAAGCCGGGCACCGGCAAGATCACCGTCAACGGCCGCGATCAGGAAGTCTATTTCGCCCGTCCCGTGCTGCGCATGATGATCGCCCAGCCCCTGCAGATCGCTGATCGCGTGGGCCAGTTCGACATCATCGTCTCGGTCGAAGGCTCGGGCCTGTCGGGCCAGGCTGGCGCCGTGCGTCACGGCCTGTCCAAGGCTCTGACCTACTACGAGCCGGCTCTGCGCACGGTCCTGAAGCCGCACGGCTTCCTGACCCGTGACAGCCGCGTCGTCGAGCGTAAGAAGTACGGCAAGGCCAAGGCCCGTCGTAGCTTCCAGTTCTCGAAGCGCTAA
- the rplM gene encoding 50S ribosomal protein L13, producing MQKTTASLKPAEVEKKWIVVDAQDAVVGRLASFIAMRLRGKHRPDYTPHVDCGDFVVVINADKVKFTGRKLDQKIYYRHTGHPGGVKQITAGKQLAGRFPERVLEKAVERMLPKESPLARAQMTHLRIYNAGEHPHEAQSPEPIAFASLNAKNTRSN from the coding sequence ATGCAAAAGACCACGGCTTCGCTGAAGCCCGCCGAGGTCGAGAAGAAGTGGATCGTGGTCGACGCCCAGGACGCCGTTGTCGGTCGTCTGGCTTCGTTCATCGCCATGCGTCTTCGCGGCAAGCATCGTCCCGACTACACCCCGCACGTTGACTGCGGCGACTTCGTCGTCGTCATCAACGCCGACAAGGTGAAGTTCACGGGCCGCAAGCTCGATCAAAAGATCTACTACCGCCACACCGGCCACCCGGGCGGCGTGAAGCAGATCACCGCTGGCAAGCAACTGGCCGGCCGTTTCCCGGAACGCGTTCTGGAAAAGGCCGTCGAGCGCATGCTGCCGAAGGAAAGCCCGCTGGCGCGCGCCCAGATGACCCACCTGCGTATCTACAACGCCGGTGAGCATCCGCATGAGGCGCAGAGCCCTGAACCGATCGCGTTCGCTTCGCTGAACGCCAAGAACACCCGGAGCAACTAA